From one Paenibacillus sp. FSL K6-1330 genomic stretch:
- a CDS encoding glycosyltransferase family 2 protein — protein sequence MSFEYVFGVGLTFIQCLLLFFWAYWMLISLFGFGKPKRLKEYKPLKRFLLMIPAHNEEAVIGHLVENLHKMDYPRELYEVCVIADGCKDKTSEIARKLGATVIEHTYLPGQQKGKPYGIKYAIEQYGDRLIDDFDGIAFFDADNLVSLNYLREMNNHLLNGDQLIQCYLDSKNPNDNWVTIGYSVSYIFMNRSWQLAKSRLGLGNAIGGTGFCVDTTLFKTIGWTARSLTEDLEFTMQCLLEGVPAKWCHFARVYDEKPESFKSSCIQRLRWARGHWDVCFKYAHRLIWRFISKLDFKAFDGFMYLINPGKIVLSAATGLLIFISMATDLLDAHHLIPWQIWMICLLFQFIYVGYAQFLDSKNKVSIFRNYVYLYFFNLTYVPLFLWSLITMKNVNWNPTKHTRAIHLSDIEVED from the coding sequence ATGAGTTTTGAGTATGTATTTGGTGTTGGATTGACCTTCATTCAATGCCTCCTACTGTTTTTCTGGGCATATTGGATGCTCATCAGTCTCTTTGGCTTTGGAAAACCAAAGAGACTCAAGGAATATAAACCTTTGAAAAGATTTCTTCTCATGATTCCTGCGCACAACGAAGAAGCGGTTATCGGACACCTTGTCGAGAACCTTCATAAAATGGACTACCCGAGGGAGCTCTATGAAGTGTGCGTTATTGCTGATGGATGTAAAGATAAAACTAGTGAAATCGCTAGAAAACTTGGTGCTACCGTTATTGAACATACCTACCTGCCAGGTCAACAAAAAGGGAAGCCATATGGAATCAAATACGCCATTGAGCAGTATGGAGATAGGTTAATCGATGATTTTGACGGTATTGCCTTCTTCGATGCCGACAACTTGGTCTCGTTGAACTATTTAAGGGAAATGAATAACCACTTGTTGAACGGGGATCAATTAATACAATGTTACCTGGATTCTAAGAATCCCAATGACAACTGGGTGACAATAGGTTACTCTGTAAGCTACATTTTCATGAACCGCTCTTGGCAGCTGGCTAAGTCCAGATTAGGCTTAGGTAACGCGATCGGTGGAACTGGGTTCTGCGTAGACACGACTCTGTTCAAAACCATCGGTTGGACCGCTCGTTCCTTAACAGAAGACCTTGAGTTTACGATGCAGTGTTTGCTTGAAGGTGTACCCGCTAAATGGTGTCACTTTGCGCGTGTGTACGACGAGAAGCCGGAAAGTTTCAAATCTTCCTGCATTCAACGTCTCCGATGGGCAAGAGGGCATTGGGATGTTTGCTTTAAATACGCTCACCGATTAATTTGGAGATTCATTAGCAAGCTAGACTTCAAAGCTTTTGATGGTTTTATGTACCTTATTAATCCTGGCAAGATTGTTTTAAGTGCTGCAACAGGTCTCCTTATTTTCATATCCATGGCTACCGACTTATTAGATGCTCATCATTTGATTCCTTGGCAAATTTGGATGATATGCTTGTTATTCCAATTCATTTACGTAGGGTACGCACAGTTTCTTGATTCGAAAAACAAAGTAAGCATCTTCCGGAACTATGTGTACCTGTACTTCTTCAATCTAACTTACGTACCACTGTTCCTTTGGTCACTCATTACAATGAAGAACGTAAATTGGAATCCTACAAAGCATACACGAGCTATACATTTGAGCGATATTGAAGTAGAAGATTAG
- a CDS encoding sigma-70 family RNA polymerase sigma factor, with product MLLDQIYTEYKPMMFGLAYRMLGSVADAEDIVQDVFSQFVQMDRGEVLNEKAYLAKMTTNRCINLLKSSRRQRETYTGPWLPEPMPDYDMLTRSDPAERRETIGYAYLVLLQRLTPLERAIYIAKDTLGLEYQVIAEMLGKTEISCRKTFSRAKRKMDHHSERSIGENARTETQERFVEAFLRASDMGNFKPLLSFLKEEVTLLSDGGGKARAAINPILGVERVRAFFEGLSAKGSFREGFEPVTVNGEPGLLLKRDGRVSMVLTVEWEPDLSRIRQIFLVVNPDKLQLFNQNSPGTDL from the coding sequence ATGTTATTGGATCAAATCTATACCGAATACAAGCCGATGATGTTCGGCCTGGCCTATCGGATGCTGGGGAGTGTGGCGGATGCGGAGGACATTGTGCAGGATGTTTTTTCCCAATTCGTGCAGATGGATCGGGGAGAAGTACTGAACGAGAAGGCATATTTGGCCAAAATGACAACGAATCGCTGCATCAACCTGTTGAAATCGTCCAGACGCCAGCGCGAAACGTATACCGGTCCCTGGCTCCCGGAGCCGATGCCGGACTATGACATGCTGACGCGGTCCGATCCTGCGGAGCGCCGTGAAACGATAGGTTATGCCTATCTGGTGCTGCTTCAACGGTTAACGCCACTGGAACGTGCCATTTATATCGCCAAGGATACGCTGGGGCTTGAATATCAGGTTATAGCGGAGATGCTTGGAAAGACGGAGATCAGCTGCCGCAAGACCTTCAGTCGTGCCAAGCGGAAAATGGATCATCATTCGGAGAGGTCAATAGGAGAAAACGCCCGGACGGAAACACAGGAACGCTTCGTTGAAGCATTCCTGCGGGCGTCCGATATGGGGAATTTCAAGCCGCTGCTGTCATTTCTGAAGGAAGAGGTTACGCTACTATCGGATGGGGGCGGCAAAGCGAGGGCAGCCATCAATCCGATATTAGGCGTAGAAAGGGTACGTGCTTTCTTTGAGGGGTTATCTGCCAAAGGCTCGTTTCGGGAAGGGTTTGAACCTGTCACCGTAAACGGAGAGCCCGGCTTATTGCTAAAGCGGGACGGCCGGGTCTCCATGGTGCTGACGGTAGAGTGGGAACCCGACTTATCCCGCATCCGTCAGATTTTTCTTGTGGTGAATCCGGATAAATTGCAGCTATTTAATCAAAACAGCCCGGGAACAGACCTGTAG
- a CDS encoding DUF896 domain-containing protein yields MIKSLTRINELAKKQREGVLTAAEKAEQQVLRTDYLREIRGQVLSTFSGLSIVDPNGNDVTPEKLRHEQKKLRE; encoded by the coding sequence ATGATCAAAAGCTTAACCCGGATTAATGAATTGGCTAAAAAACAGCGGGAGGGGGTACTTACTGCCGCGGAAAAAGCCGAACAGCAAGTTTTGCGCACGGACTATCTGCGTGAAATTCGCGGACAGGTGCTAAGCACCTTTTCGGGATTAAGCATCGTGGATCCCAACGGAAATGACGTGACACCTGAAAAACTTCGTCATGAGCAGAAGAAGCTGAGAGAATAG
- a CDS encoding GGDEF domain-containing protein, with protein sequence MKKSTPLRRVELGYFLLIALAMVQQLFIFWNIYVNQRFTFTEFLFSMGTLAALLIGFFLPVGVSTVTVFVYSVTYFVWLSTLAPVNALTLSWILLLPANTAIAIFIKLALVRSRRFIRRLEQLRKTNPDIDIDTSLGSKDAFEDTLVKQSNLANRYSDQYSFCIMMFKLDFLPLTRESVGSHRFAKLIMELSSTIQNQIRYEDYKFSIGEGRFIILCPLTKPEYLKSLMERIKVAMMNVPFRDKKGMSLKLVVRAGGLVFQKEQFSRYENIDDVISALERNTETDLIGEYI encoded by the coding sequence ATGAAAAAGTCCACCCCTTTACGTCGCGTCGAACTCGGTTATTTTCTGCTGATTGCTCTCGCCATGGTCCAGCAGTTGTTCATATTCTGGAACATCTATGTAAACCAAAGATTTACTTTCACGGAATTCTTGTTCAGTATGGGTACACTGGCTGCCTTATTGATCGGCTTCTTTCTTCCGGTAGGCGTTTCGACGGTCACGGTGTTTGTGTATTCGGTCACTTATTTCGTATGGTTGTCCACTCTGGCCCCGGTCAATGCACTCACACTCTCCTGGATTCTGCTGCTGCCCGCCAATACCGCCATTGCTATCTTCATCAAGCTAGCTCTGGTGCGAAGCCGAAGGTTCATAAGGCGTCTCGAGCAATTGAGGAAAACCAACCCGGATATCGACATCGACACCTCTCTTGGCAGCAAGGATGCTTTCGAAGATACGCTGGTGAAACAATCCAATCTGGCCAATCGGTATTCGGATCAGTACAGCTTCTGCATCATGATGTTTAAGCTCGATTTTCTCCCTCTAACCAGGGAGTCTGTCGGATCACACCGTTTTGCCAAGCTGATTATGGAACTGTCGAGCACGATTCAAAATCAGATTCGTTATGAGGACTATAAATTCTCCATTGGAGAAGGACGCTTTATCATTCTGTGCCCGCTCACCAAGCCGGAATATCTCAAAAGTCTTATGGAACGCATCAAAGTTGCTATGATGAACGTCCCCTTCCGTGACAAAAAAGGGATGTCCCTCAAGCTTGTGGTCCGCGCCGGCGGCCTCGTATTTCAGAAGGAGCAATTTAGCCGATACGAAAATATCGATGACGTCATCTCTGCATTAGAACGGAATACCGAAACCGACCTCATCGGGGAATATATTTAA
- a CDS encoding glycoside hydrolase family 3 C-terminal domain-containing protein encodes MKYPFQNPDLPLEERVNDLVSRLTLDEKIELMCQYQAEIPRLGVQKYKHGTEGAHGVAWLGEATVFPQNTGLACTWNPELMREIGSVIADEARVYYQRDRAINGLTIWAPTVDLERDPRWGRTEEAYGEDPHLTGELSTGLVKGMQGDHPFYYKTVATLKHFYGNNNEVDRGSASVSIDPRNKREYYLKAFEAPFREGKAGSMMTAYNGINGTPCNLNHEVNDIVKQEWGMDGFVVGDAGDVLGTVMDHQYVSSYAEAVAGSVKAGIDSITDDQDISFRALRDALEQGLLEEQDLDHALRNTFRVRFRLGEFDPEERNPYSHVPESKLCAPEHAELSLRAARESIVLLKNDGLLPLKRDQLKSAAVIGPLANEAFTDWYSGTPPYRITPLQGVQEKMGERSVHFHTGLDQVRLRSAVSGKYIALSSEENGGLFASTAEPSGAAVFERNDWGWGSVTLRLASSGKFVTETETGLQATADEARGWFVKETFSFEVLPDGSFVMNNWEGKPILLDEHGRLVVGSSEDAGTPMAIETVQDGIAEAVAAAASAETAIVFVGNSPFINGKETIDRPDITLPPAQQALIQGIYEANPNTVVVIVGGYPFAVNWEQEHVPSILFTSHAGQELGHAVADVLYGDFNPGGRLNMTWYKSIEQLPDLMDYDIIKGKRTYQYFNGDVLYPFGHGLGYSRFHYSGLSLSQSEITTDGSVTVNVTVRNEGTLAGDEVVQLYVKADSSRIIRPSKTLKGFHRIHLAPGASKTVSFELKAEDLAFWDVTRDRYCVEKGTYTLMAGPSSSQLPETAVLQVEGETIPPRTLREPVRAVNYDDYQGVFLDECREGGESIRLTDETGWIAFHDVALGDASVTFEARVSGHIKGGDILITTGSPDGPAAGSCKVLPTGGRQAWTTVQAKLTGLTGRANVFLIIKGEVQISWFRIA; translated from the coding sequence ATGAAATATCCATTCCAGAATCCGGATCTTCCGCTGGAAGAACGGGTTAATGATCTTGTATCCCGATTGACCTTGGACGAAAAAATCGAATTAATGTGCCAATACCAGGCGGAAATCCCCCGCCTCGGCGTGCAAAAATATAAGCATGGCACCGAAGGTGCTCACGGCGTGGCATGGCTTGGCGAAGCGACCGTATTTCCGCAAAATACCGGGCTTGCGTGTACCTGGAATCCCGAGCTGATGCGGGAGATCGGATCGGTCATTGCGGACGAAGCCCGCGTCTATTACCAGCGCGACCGCGCCATCAACGGACTGACCATCTGGGCACCCACGGTGGATCTGGAACGCGACCCTCGCTGGGGACGCACGGAAGAAGCCTACGGGGAAGACCCGCACCTGACCGGGGAACTCTCCACCGGGCTTGTGAAGGGCATGCAGGGAGACCATCCCTTCTACTACAAAACGGTAGCTACCCTGAAGCACTTCTACGGCAATAACAACGAAGTTGACCGCGGCAGCGCATCGGTAAGCATCGATCCGAGAAACAAACGCGAGTATTATCTGAAGGCTTTCGAGGCACCGTTCCGGGAAGGGAAAGCCGGTTCCATGATGACCGCGTATAACGGCATCAACGGCACGCCGTGCAACCTGAACCATGAAGTGAACGACATCGTCAAACAGGAATGGGGCATGGACGGATTCGTGGTAGGGGACGCGGGTGACGTTCTGGGCACTGTCATGGACCATCAATATGTATCCTCCTATGCAGAGGCCGTTGCCGGCTCCGTTAAAGCCGGTATCGACAGCATTACCGATGATCAGGACATCTCCTTCCGTGCTCTTCGCGACGCATTAGAGCAAGGATTGCTTGAGGAGCAGGATCTGGATCATGCCCTGCGCAATACTTTCCGCGTCCGCTTCCGTCTAGGGGAATTCGATCCGGAAGAACGGAATCCTTACAGCCATGTGCCGGAGTCGAAGCTCTGCGCGCCCGAGCATGCCGAATTATCTCTTCGAGCCGCCCGGGAATCGATCGTCCTCCTGAAAAACGACGGATTACTGCCCCTTAAGCGTGATCAGTTGAAGTCCGCTGCTGTCATCGGTCCCCTGGCTAACGAAGCATTTACGGATTGGTACAGCGGTACGCCTCCATACCGAATAACGCCGCTTCAGGGCGTGCAGGAGAAAATGGGGGAACGCAGCGTCCATTTTCATACGGGATTAGACCAGGTACGTCTTCGTTCTGCTGTTAGCGGCAAATATATCGCCTTATCTTCGGAAGAGAATGGCGGGCTGTTTGCAAGCACAGCTGAGCCCTCCGGAGCGGCGGTGTTCGAGCGGAACGACTGGGGGTGGGGCTCCGTGACGCTTCGGCTCGCCAGCAGCGGCAAATTCGTAACTGAAACCGAGACGGGACTGCAAGCAACGGCCGACGAGGCTCGCGGCTGGTTCGTTAAAGAGACTTTCAGCTTCGAGGTGTTACCAGATGGAAGCTTTGTAATGAACAATTGGGAGGGCAAACCGATCCTACTGGATGAGCACGGACGGCTTGTGGTAGGCAGCAGCGAAGATGCGGGAACGCCAATGGCCATCGAGACGGTTCAGGACGGCATCGCTGAAGCCGTCGCGGCAGCAGCATCGGCTGAAACCGCCATAGTCTTCGTGGGAAACAGTCCGTTCATTAACGGCAAGGAAACGATCGACCGTCCCGACATCACCCTCCCGCCTGCCCAGCAAGCCTTAATTCAGGGGATCTATGAAGCCAATCCCAATACGGTGGTTGTCATCGTAGGCGGATATCCGTTCGCCGTGAACTGGGAACAGGAGCATGTGCCATCCATCCTCTTTACGTCTCATGCCGGACAGGAGCTGGGTCATGCGGTTGCCGACGTTCTGTACGGAGATTTCAATCCGGGCGGTCGCTTAAATATGACGTGGTATAAGTCAATCGAACAGCTTCCAGACCTCATGGATTACGACATTATCAAAGGGAAACGGACCTATCAATATTTCAACGGGGATGTGCTGTATCCGTTCGGTCATGGTCTCGGCTATTCCCGCTTCCATTACAGCGGTCTGTCGCTAAGCCAGTCGGAAATTACCACCGATGGTAGCGTAACTGTCAACGTTACCGTCAGGAATGAGGGCACGTTGGCCGGAGATGAGGTGGTTCAGCTGTATGTGAAGGCTGATTCCTCCCGCATCATTCGCCCTTCCAAAACGTTGAAAGGCTTCCATCGCATCCATCTGGCCCCGGGAGCTTCGAAAACGGTAAGCTTTGAGCTCAAAGCGGAGGATCTGGCGTTCTGGGATGTCACCCGGGATCGCTACTGCGTTGAAAAGGGGACTTACACGCTCATGGCTGGACCGTCCTCCAGCCAATTGCCGGAAACCGCAGTCCTTCAAGTCGAAGGTGAGACGATCCCTCCACGCACTCTGCGAGAGCCTGTTCGAGCGGTGAATTATGACGACTACCAGGGTGTCTTCCTGGATGAATGCCGTGAAGGCGGCGAAAGCATTCGTTTAACCGACGAGACGGGATGGATCGCTTTCCATGACGTAGCTCTCGGCGACGCTTCGGTAACGTTCGAAGCCAGGGTGAGCGGACATATCAAGGGCGGCGATATCCTCATTACGACCGGCAGCCCGGATGGCCCTGCAGCCGGAAGCTGCAAGGTTCTGCCGACCGGAGGACGCCAAGCCTGGACGACAGTCCAGGCCAAACTGACGGGATTAACAGGACGGGCTAACGTATTCCTCATCATAAAAGGTGAAGTGCAAATCAGCTGGTTCCGTATAGCTTAA
- a CDS encoding sodium-dependent transporter — translation MKSQLNNPASTGKNDRFSSAGFILAAIGSSVGLGNMWKFPYITGEHGGAAFFLLFIICLIVIGLPVLLAELAIGRAGRGSAATSFVKAGGPKVFGHLGLLQVIAPFLILTFYVIVAGWTLHYAVMSFSGNLYNNTDFGGQFTTFTEGYMPIIWQFAAIIITGLVVAKGISGGIEKFNKVLIPGLIILLIVLMIRAVTLPGAGAGVSFFLNPDFSKLSPEAALVALGHAFFSLSLGMGILLTYGAYVDKRQSLGPATLAIGAGDLIYAFIAGLIIFPTTASFGIEPNAGPSLVFIALPAAFSAMPLGSFFGGLFFILLAIAALTSSVSLLEVPTSYVMDRWHWGRTKAVIAISVLVMLIGLPSALSFGIVPGLSDIGGKNFFDWLDFITSNILLPVGGLITTLFAGYFWKKAADAAGLKAGWFRVWLFMLRYIAPVLVFLVLLHTTGVIKFD, via the coding sequence ATGAAATCTCAGCTCAACAACCCAGCTTCAACGGGGAAAAATGATCGTTTTTCCTCTGCTGGATTTATTCTGGCCGCGATCGGGAGCTCTGTCGGCCTCGGAAACATGTGGAAGTTTCCTTACATTACGGGAGAACACGGCGGCGCAGCTTTCTTCCTGCTCTTTATTATCTGTCTCATCGTGATCGGTCTGCCCGTCCTGTTGGCCGAGCTTGCCATCGGACGAGCTGGCCGCGGGAGTGCTGCAACTTCCTTCGTTAAAGCGGGCGGACCGAAAGTTTTCGGTCATCTTGGATTGCTCCAGGTCATTGCACCGTTTCTCATTCTGACCTTCTATGTTATTGTGGCAGGCTGGACGCTACATTATGCGGTCATGTCGTTTAGCGGCAATCTGTACAACAATACCGATTTCGGTGGTCAATTTACTACGTTTACGGAAGGCTACATGCCGATTATATGGCAATTCGCCGCTATTATTATTACCGGATTGGTTGTAGCTAAAGGAATCTCCGGAGGGATCGAGAAATTCAACAAGGTTCTGATTCCGGGCCTAATCATTCTGTTGATCGTACTAATGATCCGTGCGGTAACCTTGCCAGGAGCTGGCGCGGGCGTTTCCTTCTTCTTGAATCCTGACTTCTCGAAGCTGAGCCCGGAAGCAGCGCTGGTCGCGCTGGGGCATGCCTTCTTCTCCCTCTCGCTGGGGATGGGGATTCTGTTGACCTACGGCGCTTATGTGGATAAGCGACAATCGCTAGGTCCCGCAACCCTTGCCATCGGCGCGGGTGACCTGATTTATGCGTTTATTGCCGGGCTCATTATATTCCCGACAACCGCTTCTTTCGGGATTGAACCGAATGCCGGACCTTCTCTTGTCTTCATTGCCTTGCCAGCTGCCTTCTCGGCCATGCCGCTGGGTTCTTTTTTCGGGGGATTGTTCTTTATTCTTCTAGCCATCGCCGCATTAACATCTTCCGTCTCATTGCTGGAGGTCCCAACCTCGTATGTCATGGACCGCTGGCATTGGGGACGGACTAAAGCCGTAATCGCCATTAGCGTACTGGTTATGCTGATCGGTCTACCCTCCGCGTTGTCATTCGGCATCGTACCTGGGCTTTCCGATATCGGCGGCAAAAACTTCTTCGATTGGCTGGATTTCATCACATCCAATATTCTGCTTCCGGTCGGGGGTCTGATCACCACTCTCTTTGCAGGATACTTCTGGAAGAAGGCGGCAGATGCCGCTGGCCTGAAAGCCGGCTGGTTCCGGGTATGGCTATTCATGCTCCGTTATATCGCGCCAGTACTCGTATTTTTGGTGCTGCTTCATACCACGGGTGTGATCAAGTTCGATTAA
- a CDS encoding GntR family transcriptional regulator — MKDAASTKPMYEQIFNEMKRKISTHIFRIGDKVPSEKELADEYGVSRITSKKALDLLAAEGVIVRKPGKGSFVADPDEPVVHREPLSSESTDAAAASREKMIGLVITDFSSSYGTRLIYSMEQYSRDNDCFLVLRRTFGDQDNEELSIQKLRNLGVNGLIVFPAQGEYFNAEILKMVIARFPLVLIDRKLKGVAAASISTDNLGAAVQAVEHLFDLGHRHISLLSPPPRDTTAVEERIEGFVQAHAARGIASDKEIWISDVTATLPNAFHESNIEREIQRIVQHLQDHPSITAFFAIEYNIALLAKVAAERLGLRVPEDVSIICFDSPQLNIGEGYLFTHMRQNEEEMGRLAIETVLGIMNHDDVAVEKRLPAELVAGASTGPVKK; from the coding sequence TTGAAAGATGCAGCTTCCACGAAGCCGATGTATGAACAAATTTTTAATGAGATGAAGCGAAAGATCTCAACCCATATTTTTCGGATAGGCGATAAAGTCCCTTCGGAGAAGGAACTCGCGGATGAATACGGAGTTAGTCGAATCACAAGCAAAAAAGCATTGGATCTGCTGGCGGCCGAAGGCGTGATTGTACGCAAGCCGGGCAAGGGATCGTTCGTAGCTGATCCGGATGAGCCTGTGGTACACAGGGAACCTCTCTCCTCAGAGAGCACAGATGCTGCAGCGGCCAGCCGGGAGAAGATGATCGGCCTCGTCATTACAGACTTTTCTTCAAGCTATGGAACGCGTCTTATCTACAGCATGGAGCAGTATTCCAGGGACAATGACTGTTTTCTGGTGCTGCGCAGAACGTTTGGAGACCAGGATAATGAGGAATTATCCATTCAGAAGCTGCGTAATCTCGGAGTGAACGGACTCATTGTATTTCCCGCTCAGGGGGAATATTTCAATGCTGAAATATTGAAGATGGTCATTGCCCGTTTCCCGCTTGTTCTGATTGATCGCAAGCTGAAGGGAGTTGCAGCGGCTTCCATTAGTACAGATAATCTTGGGGCAGCCGTGCAGGCGGTGGAGCATTTATTCGATTTGGGTCACCGTCATATTTCCTTGCTGTCTCCTCCGCCGAGAGATACGACAGCGGTTGAAGAGCGGATTGAAGGGTTCGTGCAGGCTCATGCCGCCCGGGGCATCGCGTCTGATAAGGAAATCTGGATTAGCGACGTGACGGCCACTTTGCCCAATGCCTTCCACGAGAGTAATATTGAACGCGAAATCCAGCGGATCGTACAGCATTTGCAGGATCACCCGTCGATTACTGCCTTTTTTGCGATCGAATATAACATTGCTTTGCTAGCCAAGGTTGCGGCAGAGCGCCTCGGTCTGCGGGTGCCGGAGGACGTATCCATCATATGCTTCGACAGTCCGCAGCTAAATATCGGCGAGGGTTATTTGTTTACCCATATGCGGCAGAACGAGGAAGAGATGGGCAGGCTGGCGATCGAGACGGTATTGGGCATCATGAATCACGATGATGTAGCCGTTGAGAAGCGATTGCCGGCGGAATTGGTGGCTGGAGCATCTACCGGGCCTGTAAAGAAATAA
- a CDS encoding glycosyltransferase, with the protein MTDFFLVISIISIWIAVLESIIIMAGAIVFIHKQSRQKLVNPSNLEDFPTVSVMVPAHNEELVIQATVEHILQMNYPHHKMQVIVIADNCKDHTAERLKALEANERYRDRDFLILERTGTGGKSGALNDALKQATGEWICVYDADAAPEKNALLFLTQKAMEQPERYGAVFGRNKARNRGQNFLSRCINLELVTIQRVHHTGLWQLFKLGTIPGTNFIVKTALIQDIGGWDEHAITEDTAISFEILTRGQLIALAPQAEAYQQEPEDLKVYMKQRERWAKGNYSVVTDNIHHLFDRTSWRIKLHVLYYAASYFWFMIAIIISDIIFVANIVYQIIGLFNPAVVSPFRFEGDVYMYLIIAWALMYYIYVLQINLALATDIGQSHTRNFILSCVSYFTYAQLFLVISIKAFYSLIVDKITGRESKWYKTERFG; encoded by the coding sequence GTGACTGACTTTTTCCTGGTCATCTCTATTATCAGTATATGGATTGCCGTACTGGAATCGATCATTATTATGGCCGGGGCCATCGTGTTCATTCATAAACAAAGCCGGCAGAAGCTGGTGAATCCGAGCAATCTGGAGGATTTTCCTACCGTGTCGGTCATGGTGCCCGCGCATAACGAGGAATTGGTCATCCAGGCAACGGTAGAGCATATTCTGCAGATGAATTACCCGCATCACAAGATGCAGGTGATTGTCATCGCTGACAATTGCAAGGATCATACGGCCGAGCGGTTAAAAGCGCTCGAAGCGAATGAGCGTTACCGGGACCGCGACTTTCTTATTTTGGAGAGAACCGGAACCGGCGGCAAATCAGGTGCCCTAAACGACGCGCTCAAGCAGGCAACGGGCGAATGGATCTGTGTCTACGACGCGGATGCCGCACCCGAGAAAAATGCCCTGTTGTTCCTGACGCAGAAGGCGATGGAGCAGCCCGAACGCTACGGGGCCGTCTTCGGACGCAACAAGGCCCGAAACCGTGGACAGAATTTTCTGTCCCGCTGCATCAATCTGGAGCTGGTGACCATACAGCGTGTACATCATACCGGACTATGGCAGCTATTTAAGCTGGGCACCATTCCGGGCACGAACTTTATCGTGAAAACCGCGCTCATTCAGGACATCGGCGGATGGGATGAGCATGCGATCACGGAAGATACCGCGATCTCGTTCGAGATCCTGACGAGAGGGCAGCTTATTGCGCTGGCTCCCCAAGCCGAAGCTTATCAGCAGGAGCCAGAGGATCTGAAGGTCTATATGAAACAGCGCGAACGCTGGGCTAAGGGGAACTACAGCGTTGTCACGGATAACATTCATCATCTGTTTGACCGGACAAGCTGGCGGATTAAGCTGCATGTGTTATATTATGCCGCCAGTTACTTCTGGTTTATGATTGCCATTATCATCTCGGATATTATTTTTGTCGCCAACATCGTGTATCAGATCATCGGCCTGTTTAACCCGGCCGTCGTCTCCCCTTTCCGGTTTGAAGGCGATGTGTATATGTATCTCATCATTGCTTGGGCCTTAATGTATTACATCTATGTCCTGCAGATTAACCTGGCGCTCGCAACGGACATCGGGCAGAGCCACACACGTAACTTCATTCTCTCATGCGTGTCGTACTTCACCTACGCCCAGCTGTTCCTCGTCATATCCATTAAAGCCTTCTACTCCTTGATCGTGGATAAAATTACGGGCAGGGAATCCAAGTGGTACAAGACGGAGCGGTTTGGATAG
- a CDS encoding carboxymuconolactone decarboxylase family protein: MELRMNYRSANPEAFKTLLALEQAAQKSGLDHKLYEIIKLRASQINGCSFCVDMHSKDLLSMGESVDRLLLLPMWREVPIYSDEERAVIELTECVTKLSEAGVPTEVYERVRKHFDEKQFVDLIMAITTINAWNRIGVATGLFPGCFD; the protein is encoded by the coding sequence ATGGAACTGCGAATGAATTACCGATCGGCCAATCCCGAAGCTTTCAAAACCCTGCTTGCCCTGGAGCAAGCCGCCCAAAAAAGCGGCCTCGATCACAAGCTGTACGAGATCATTAAGCTCCGGGCATCCCAGATCAACGGCTGCTCCTTCTGCGTGGATATGCATTCCAAGGATCTGCTCTCCATGGGCGAAAGCGTGGACCGCCTCCTCCTTCTGCCGATGTGGCGGGAAGTCCCGATTTATTCGGACGAGGAACGGGCCGTCATCGAATTGACGGAGTGCGTGACTAAGCTATCCGAGGCCGGTGTTCCTACAGAGGTGTACGAACGCGTGCGCAAGCATTTTGACGAGAAGCAATTCGTCGATCTGATCATGGCGATCACAACGATTAATGCCTGGAACCGGATCGGTGTCGCTACAGGTCTGTTCCCGGGCTGTTTTGATTAA